One genomic region from Ptychodera flava strain L36383 chromosome 5, AS_Pfla_20210202, whole genome shotgun sequence encodes:
- the LOC139132435 gene encoding putative uncharacterized protein C19orf81 homolog, whose translation MSNNLRRKKLLHETQLSNSAVESDKKRGKEDSKHGLKTEDRVKDPANTNKPPDSSSSEDDVDLVQYVRRKARERRRREKAKKKGYDIAFRNIRKFRGSPEPYPFTLCFSYPGVDLTHSDVIDALRNDVRQIDMEHIEKVEFIEMNVMIGTAGLENRWLITVNDPDTRIGLHGTCLFVGGKYVYLRYYDDVLNEDYREYQRRCTVLESEEQKAANRVLGHLPSNV comes from the exons ATGAGCAATAATTTGCGAAGAAAGAAACTCCTTCACGAGACGCAGCTGTCGAACTCGGCAGTCGAAAGTGACAAAAAGCGCGGGAAAGAGGATTCCAAACATGGTTTAAAAACGGAAGATAGAGTTAAAGACCCCGCAAACACCAATAAACCTCCAGATAGCAG TTCTTCAGAAGATGACGTAGATTTGGTACAATACGTTAGAAGGAAAGCACGTGAAAGACGAAGAAGAGAGAAGGCTAAGAAGAAAGGATACGATATTGCATTTCGAAATATCCGAAAATTCCGAGGTTCTCCAGAGCCGTATCCATTCACTCTTTGTTTTTCCTACCCTGGAGTTGACCTTACACACAGTGACGTCATAGATGCACTGAGGAATGATGTCAGGCAAATCGACATGGAACACATCGAAAAAGTGgaatttattgaaatgaacGTCATGATAGGAACTGCAGGGTTGGAAAACAG ATGGCTAATTACTGTTAATGATCCAGACACGCGAATCGGACTACACGgcacatgtttgtttgttggtggAAAATACGTGTATCTTCGTTACTATGACGACGTTCTAAACGAAGATTACAGGGAATATCAACGCAGATGCACTGTCTTAGAAAGTGAAGAGCAAAAAGCAGCCAATCGTGTCCTTGGACATTTGCCGTCAAACGTATGA